The following coding sequences are from one Deinococcus apachensis DSM 19763 window:
- a CDS encoding SHOCT domain-containing protein: MDVIINNATPGAVQMVPQQYVPTPGVTYAAPYGYGPGYRHEGGFPGFFLVLLIIGAVVFLRRRGAWRRWTGAGGPGGPAGGNLGDDVRDTFRRGRARFLNDHALDIARERYAKGEINADEYETLRRTLSGEEGGAPRPPAGGDEGTLKL; the protein is encoded by the coding sequence ATGGATGTGATCATCAATAACGCGACCCCGGGTGCAGTTCAGATGGTGCCGCAGCAATACGTGCCCACGCCGGGCGTGACGTACGCGGCGCCGTACGGCTACGGTCCCGGCTACCGCCACGAGGGGGGCTTCCCCGGCTTCTTCCTCGTCCTGCTGATCATCGGGGCCGTGGTGTTCCTGCGTCGGCGCGGCGCCTGGCGTCGGTGGACCGGAGCAGGCGGCCCAGGAGGTCCGGCGGGCGGCAACCTGGGCGACGATGTGCGCGACACCTTCCGGCGTGGGCGGGCGCGCTTCCTGAATGACCACGCGCTCGACATCGCCCGAGAGCGGTACGCGAAAGGCGAGATCAACGCCGACGAGTACGAGACCCTGCGGCGCACCCTGAGCGGCGAGGAGGGCGGAGCGCCGCGTCCTCCGGCCGGGGGCGACGAGGGGACGCTCAAGCTCTGA
- a CDS encoding response regulator, which yields MTTILIVEDEARLAEILEGYLRREGFHTERAATGPRALELWRAARPALMLLDLMLPGLDGLEIARRVRAESDLPIIMLTARDEEVDRLVGLGIGADDYVVKPYSPREVVARVKAVLRRAGGGVGLPTVRHAGPLTVDTASYEAYLAGEPLDLTVAEVRLLALLAREPGVVRTRAELLAALGSLERGTDERTVDAHVKNLRRKFGLHDALLDTVRGVGYRLKVS from the coding sequence ATGACCACCATCCTGATCGTCGAGGACGAGGCGCGGCTCGCCGAGATTCTGGAGGGTTACCTCCGCCGCGAGGGCTTTCACACCGAGCGGGCAGCCACCGGACCCCGTGCCCTGGAGCTGTGGCGCGCCGCCCGCCCCGCGCTGATGCTGCTCGACCTGATGCTGCCCGGGCTGGACGGTCTGGAGATTGCCCGCCGCGTCCGGGCCGAATCCGACCTCCCCATCATCATGCTCACCGCCCGGGACGAGGAGGTGGACCGGCTGGTGGGCCTGGGCATCGGCGCCGACGACTACGTGGTCAAGCCCTACAGCCCCCGCGAGGTGGTGGCGCGCGTGAAGGCGGTGCTGCGCCGGGCGGGCGGGGGAGTCGGCCTGCCCACCGTGCGGCACGCGGGACCGCTCACGGTGGACACGGCGAGCTACGAGGCATATCTGGCGGGCGAGCCGCTGGACCTCACCGTGGCCGAGGTTCGCCTCCTCGCCCTGCTGGCCCGCGAGCCGGGAGTGGTGCGGACGCGGGCCGAACTGCTCGCCGCGCTGGGCAGCCTGGAGCGCGGCACGGACGAGCGCACGGTGGACGCCCACGTCAAGAACCTGCGGCGCAAGTTCGGCCTGCACGACGCGCTGCTCGACACGGTGCGCGGTGTGGGCTACCGCCTGAAGGTTTCCTGA